The following DNA comes from Cellulophaga sp. HaHa_2_95.
ACAACGTATCTTTTTTACTGGTGTTTCTGATGCTTACCGTGGCTGTTAAATCATGGGTCACGTGCTCTGTGACGCTGTAAATCTGCGAATAAACAGATAAATAGCTACTCCCATTTTCAAGTGAGTCTGGTAAGGTTGTCGTGTGCATTCTTTCTTCCCAGTTCAAATTACTATCTACTGATTTTGGTTGGGGGTCCTCACAAGATGCAAGGAAACATAATAGACTGCAAAGACATAATAGGGTTTTCATCTGCTTAACTTTAGAGCTATAAAAATACGTAAAGTTTAGTAGTTATTACGGCCTTAAATTTAGGAGTACTTACCAATTGATTTTATTCCGATTTGCTTTTTTCTCCGCAGCTTTCTTTTTACTGTGTAAACGTTTTTCAATAGAAGATCTACTTGGTTTTGTTCGTTTGCGTTTTTTAGGTTCTTTTAGCGCATTTTCTATAATAACAAGGAACCTTTTAATAACGAGTGCTTTATTTTTATGTTGGCTTCTGCTCTCATCACATTGCAGTTGTAAGACCTTTTCTTTATTTATTTTATTCCTTAACTTTAAATAAATTCGTTCTTTATCAAGGGTATTTATACTGTTGGAGTTGGCCACATCAAAGAACAACTCAATTTTAGTAGCAACTTTGTTTACATGCTGACCACCAGCACCGCTACTTCTAACTGCTTTAAAATGTAATTCTTGGATAATCTGTT
Coding sequences within:
- the arfB gene encoding alternative ribosome rescue aminoacyl-tRNA hydrolase ArfB; translation: MLHKEQIIQELHFKAVRSSGAGGQHVNKVATKIELFFDVANSNSINTLDKERIYLKLRNKINKEKVLQLQCDESRSQHKNKALVIKRFLVIIENALKEPKKRKRTKPSRSSIEKRLHSKKKAAEKKANRNKINW